In Streptomyces venezuelae, the sequence CCAGCCCGGGCACCCGCGCGGCCAGCGCCTGCGGGGCCAGCGGGTCGTAGGCCGCACCGGACGGCCCGAGCAGGTAGTGCAGACCGGCCTGCCGCCCGGCGGCGATGGCCTCCAGCTCGGCCCGCAGCACGAGGTGCTCCTCGGCCCCGGCCCGGTAGAGCAGCGTGATGTCCCCGGGCCCCCCGGGCAGCGTCTCGAACAGGGCCCGCATCGGGGTGATCCCGACCCCGCCCGCGATCAGCAGCACCTTGGGCCTGGTCCGCCGGGCGGCGGTGAGCGCGCCGAACGGCCCGGTGGCCAGCACCCGCGTCCCGGGTCGCAGCCGGCGGATCCGGCGGGAGTGACCGCCGAGCCCCTTCACGGTGATCCGCAGGGCGTTCCCGCGGACGGGCGCGGACAGCGAGAACGGCAGGGCCGTGTGCCACAGCCGCCGCTGGAGGAACCGCCAGCGCAGGAACTGGCCCGGCTCCGCACGAAGTTCCGCCAGGTGCTGCCCGTACATGACGACGGAGACCACCCCGGGTCCCTCGACCCGGACGTCCGCGACCCGCAGCCCGTGCCGCAGCGCCTGCCGTACGGGCACCACGGCGCGGTACCAGACCAGCAGGACGGCGACCACGGTGTGGGCGAGCGTCCAGAACCAGGCGCCCGCGGCCAGATCGGGCCCGGCGAGCTGGTGCCCGAAGGCGAGGGCGGTGGCGAGGTAGACCAGCAGGTGCACCCCGCGCCAGGTTTCGTGCGGCACCCGGCGGCGTACCGCCCGGGCGGAGGTCACGCCGACCGCGGCCAGGAGGACGGTCCCGGCCACGGCGGCGGCGAGCGCGGGGTAACGGAGCAGCTCCGAGACGGCGGAGACCACGTCGATTCCCTCGTGCACGGCGTATCCGAGCAGGGCGAAGAGCCCGTGCCCGAAGACGAGCAGCAGGACGTAGCGGCCGCCGGACGCGTGCCAGCGGGCGAGCCGGTCGGCACCGACCCCGTGCTCGACGGCGGGCACCCGGGCCATCAGGAACAGCAGCACCAGCACCCCGTACCCGGCGAGCAGACCGGACAGGTGCGCGGCGGTGGCGAACAGCGCGTCGGGCCGGGCCGAGGGCCGCACCTGCGCCGCCCAGAGCAGGGTCACCACCCCTGCACCGCCCAGCATCCCGCCCCTCACCCGCACCACCGCATTCCGCATACGGATCACGCTAAGGCCGCAGGTGGCAGCCCTGACGACCCTTAAGGCGGCCTTGAGGGAGGCCTCACCGACCCTTAACCCGTGCGCTGAGGCCGGCGTTCCGTCCGGGTAACAGAGGCGATGCCGTGGGGAAACAGCGGCCGCGCACGCTCGTGGCATGACCTCGGAACAGCGTGTGGTGGTGATCGGCGGCGGCCTCGCGGGCCTGCGGCTCGCGCAGCGGCTCGGCCCGGCCGCGGCGGTGACCGTCCTCGGCGAGGAGACCCACGTGCCGTACAACCGGGTCCTGCTCGCCGAGGTCCTGGCGGGCCGGTACGCCCCCGAGGTGACGGCCCTCCCGGCACCCGGCCCGGCGCTGCGGCGCGGGGTCCGGGCGGTGCGCCTGGACCGCGACGAGCGGGCCGTGCACTGCGACGACGGCACGGTGGCCCGGTACGACACGCTGGTCCTGGCCACCGGTTCGAACGCGGTGCTCCCGCCGCTGCGCGGACTGTTCGAGCCGGAGGGGCGGGACCTCCCGGACGGGGTGCACGCCTTCCGCACGATGGACGACTGCCTGGCGCTCTCCGCGGCCGTGCGGCCCGGGGTCCGCGTGGTGGTGATCGGCGGGGGCCTGCTGGGCGTCTCGGCGGCGCGGGCGCTGGCCGCACGGGGGGCGCAGGTGGTCCTCGCCCAGCAGGGCGAGCGGCTGATGGAGCGCCAACTGGACGCGGACGCCTCCGTCCTGCTGCACGCGCACCTGACCGAGCTCGGGGTGGAGATCCACACGGAATGCCGGGTCCGCGGCGTGCTCACATCTGCCGCGCCGCGAAATCCAGCCCCTCCGGCGTTTGAGGAGCGGGGTCCGGGGCGGAGCCCCGGCAGCGGCGGCGCGCGGGCGCAGCGCGAGGTCACCGGGGTCGAACTCGCCGACGGCTACCGCCTCGACGCCGACCTCGTCGTGCTCGCCTGCGGCGTCCGCCCCCGTACCGGCCTCGCCCGGGCCGCCGGCCTGGAGGTCCGCACCGGCATCCTGGTCGACGACCACCTGCGCACCGGCGATCCCCGCGTCCATGCCATCGGCGACTGCGCCGAACACGCCGGCCAGGTGTACGGCCTCGCGGGCGCCGCCCTGGAGCAGGCCGACACCCTGGCCGCGCTGCTCACCGGTGATCCCGCGCGGTACACCGGCACCCGCGCCCTCACCCGCCTCACCCTCAGCACCGACGGGGACCGCTCCCTCGATCTCGCCGCGTTCGGCGAGACCACCCCCCTCCCCGGCGACGACGTGGTGCGCCTCGCCGACGCCACCCGCCGCACCTACCGCAAGGTCGTCCTGCGGGGCGACCGCCTCGTCGGCGGCGTACTGCTGGGCGAGCTCTCCACCGTGGGGGCCCTGGCCCGCACCTGGGAGGGCGAGGAACCACCGCACGACCTGTTCCACCTGCTCACCGACGACGGAGGCCACTGACATGACCGAGCCCCTGCCCACGATCGTGCTCATCGGGCACGGCATGGTCGGCCAGCGCTACCTCGAAGCACTCGCCGAGCGCGGGGTCACCGCCACGCACCGGATCACCGTGCTCTGCGAGGAGCCCCGGCCCGCCTACGACCGCGTGCACCTGACCTCGTACTTCTCCGGCACCACCGCCGAGGACCTGTCCATGACGCCGGCCGGGTTCATGGCGGAGCACGGCATCGCCCTCCACCTCGACGACCCCGCCGAGCACATCGACCGGGCCGCCCGTACCGTCACTTCGCGGTCCGGGCAGGTGTTCCCGTACGACGTGCTGGTGCTGGCCACCGGCAGCTACCCCTTCGTGCCGCCGGTCCCCGGCAAGGACGCCCCCGGCTGCTTCGTCTACCGCACGATCGAGGACCTGCTCGCGATCGAGGAGTACGCGAGGACCAGGACGTCCGGCGCGGTCGTCGGCGGCGGTCTGCTCGGACTGGAGGCCGCCGGCGCACTCCAGGGTCTGGGCCTGGCCACCCGTGTCGTCGAGTTCGCCCCGCGCCTGATGCCCGTACAGGTCGACGAGGGCGGCGGCGCGGCCCTGCTGCGCACCATCGAGTCCATGGGGCTGACCGTCCACACCGGCGTCGGCACCCAGGAGGTGGTGACCGGCGAGGACGGGCACGTCAGCGGAATGCGGCTCTCCGACGGCTCCACCGTCGACACCGACCTCGTCGTCTTCTCCGCCGGCGTCCGTCCCCGCGACCAGCTGGCGCGCGACTGCGGGCTGGACGTCGGCGAGCGCGGCGGCATCGCGGTCGACGCCCGCTGCCTCACCTCCGACCCGAACGTCTACGCCATCGGCGAGTGCGCGCTCGCCGTCGACGGCCGCGTCTACGGACTGGTCGCCCCCGGCTACGAGATGGCCGAGACGGCCGCCGACGACCTGCTGGGCCGCGAGAAGGAGTTCACCGGGGCCGACCTCTCCACGAAGCTCAAGCTCCTCGGCGTGGACGTGGCCTCCTTCGGCGATGCCCACGGCGCCACCCCGGACAGCCTCGACGTCGTCTGGTCCGACTCCCGCTCCGGGGTCTACAAGAAGCTGGTCGTCTCCCCCGACGGGGTCCTCCTCGGCGGGGTGCTGGTCGGCGACGCGGACTCCTACGGGCTGCTGCGCCCCCTCACCGGCAGCGTCCCGCCCGTGGCCCCCGAGCAGCTGGTGCTCCCCGCCGGGGTCGGCGCCCCGGTCGCGCTCGGCCCGTCCGCGCTCCCCGACGACGCGGTGATCTGCTCCTGCCACAACGTCACCAAGAAGGCCATCGCCGCCTGCTCCACCCTGCCCGAGGTCAAGAAGTGCACCAAGGCGGGCACCGGTTGCGGCAGCTGCGTCAAGGTCATCGGCCAGCTGCTGCCCGCCGCCGCCGACAAGGGGCTGTGCGGCTGCTTCCCCTTCACGCGGGCCGAGCTCTACGAGATCGTCCGCACCCGCAGGCTGACCACCTTCGAGGCGATCCTCGACGGCCACGGCCGCCCGGAGGCCCGTGGCGGCGACGGCTGCGAGGTCTGCAAGCCCACCGTGGGCTCGGTCATCGCCTCACTCGCCCCGACCCTCGGCGCGAGCGGCTACGTCCTGGACGGGGAGCAGGCCGCCCTCCAGGACACCAACGACCACTTCCTCGCGAACCTGCAGCGCAACGGCTCGTACTCGGTCGTCCCCCGCATCCCCGGCGGGGAGATCACGCCCGACAAGCTGATCGTGATCGGCGAGGTGGCCCGGGACTTCGGCCTCTACACGAAGATCACCGGTGGCCAGCGGATCGATCTCTTCGGTGCGAGCGTGGACCAGCTCCCGCGGATCTGGGCGCGGCTCGTCGACGCCGGCTTCGAGTCCGGGCACGCGTACGGGAAGGCCCTGCGCACCGTGAAGTCCTGCGTGGGGCAGACCTGGTGCCGCTACGGGGTCCAGGACAGCGTCCGGATGGCCATCGACCTGGAGCTCCGCTACCGGGGGCTGCGCGCCCCGCACAAGCTCAAGTCGGCGGTGTCGGGCTGCGCCCGCGAATGCGCGGAGGCGCAGAGCAAGGACTTCGGCGTCATCGCGACGGCGAGCGGCTGGAACCTGTACGTGGGCGGCAACGGCGGTGCCACCCCCCGCCACGCCGACCTGCTCGCCCAGGACCTCTCGGACGCGGAGCTGATCCGGCTGATCGACCGGTTCCTGATGTTCTACATCCGCACCGCCGACCGGCTGGAGCGGACCTCCACCTGGCTGGAGCGGCTGGAGGGGGGCCTGGCCCACCTGCGGGACGTGGTCGTGCACGACTCGCTCGGGCTGTGCGCGGAGCTGGAGGCGCTGATGGCCGACCACGTGGCGCACTACCGGGACGAATGGGCCGAGACGCTCCAGGATCCGGAGCGGCTGCGCCGGTTCGTGTCCTTCGTCAACGCGCCGGGCGCTCCCGACCCGACCGTGAAGTTCGTTCCCGAGCGCGACCAGGTCAAGCCCGACCTGGCCGTCCTGACCATAGGAGGAGCCGTCCGATGACCGTGGAACTGAAGGTGGCGCAGGGCTGGCTGACGGTGTGCGAGCTGTCCTCGCTGATCCCCGGGCGCGGGGTGGCGGCGCTGCTGCCCGACGGGAGCCAGGCCGCGGTGTTCGTCGACCGCGCGGGGCGCCCGTACGCCATCGGCAACCAGGACCCCTTCACCGGCGCGCAGGTGCTCTCGCGCGGGCTGGTGGGGACGGCGGGAGGCCGGCCCTTCGTGGCGTCGCCGCTGCTGAAGCAGCGCTTCGACCTGGAGTCGGGGCGCTGCCTGGACGACGAGGAGGCGACGGTCCGGACCTACCCGGTGCGGACCGCCGTGACCTCGTGAGCGCCGTGTGTGTGGGTGATCAGCCCTGGATCACCGAGGGGTCCATCCACATGATCTCCCAGGTGTGACCGTCCAGGTCGTCGAAGGCACGGCCGTACATGACGCCGTGGTCCTGGGCGGGGCGGGGCTCGGTGGCACCGGCCGCCAGGGCCCCGTCCACCAGCTCGTCGACGGCGGTGCGGCTCTCGGCGCTCAGACAGAGCAGCACCTCGGACGTCTTGGTGGCGTCCGCGATCTCCTTGTGGGTGAAGTCCTTGTAGCGGGCCTCGGTCAGGAGCATCGCCACGATGGTGTCGCTGATCACCATCGAGGCGCAGTTCTCGTCCGTGAACTGGGCGTTGAAGGAGTAGCCCAGCTTGCTCCAGAAGGCCTTGCTGGCGTCCAGGTCCTTGACGGGCAGGTTGACGAAGATCATGGTGGCGGACATCGAGGTCCCTCTTCTCTCGTGTGCGTTGCTCGGTGCGTGCTGTTCGCTGGCGTGCTGTTCGGTGCTTTCGACAGGTAGACCGCGGGCCCGCCGGAAACTCATCGCGCTCCGCGAAGTTTTTTCGGGATTTCCTGCCTGACCGGTGACATCGCAGGTCAGCCCGCCGGGACGAAACCCGGCTCCGGCACCGCCCGCGGGATGGATCCGGTCCCCGGGGCCGGCGCCGCGGTGCGCCCCGCCATGGCCCGTTCGGCGGATTGCACGTCGAGTGGTCGCTCGTGCGTCATGGGGAGTTGGTGCCACGGAAACTGACGCCTCCTAGGTTCCTCGACGCGTGCGACCCCGCATCCGACCGGCCGCGGGGCCTTCATCCCACAGGAGTGACCGTGGAACGTCGTACCTTCCTGCGCGGCGCAGTGATCGGTTCGTCGGCCGCCGCCTTCGGCGGCACGTTGATGCACGGGGCGGCCTACGCGGCTCCCGCCCAGCCGGGCGCCGGTCCGTACGGGGCGCTCGGCGCGGCCGACGCCAACGGCATCATGCTCCCCAGCGGCTTCACCAGCCGGGTCGTCGCCCGCTCGGGCCAGACCGTCAGCGGCACCTCGTACACCTGGCACAGCGCCCCCGACGGCGGCGCCTGTTTCGTCGACGGCACGGGCTGGATCTACGTATCGAACTCGGAGATCAACCCCTCCGGCGGCGCGAGTGCCGTCAGGTTCAACTCCTCCGGCACGATCACCGGCGCCTACCGCATCCTGTCCAACACCCGGCAGAACTGCGCGGGCGGGAAGACCCCCTGGAACACCTGGCTGTCCTGCGAGGAGGTCGACCGCGGCTTCGTCTACGAGACCGACCCGTACGGGGTGAACGCGGCGGTGCAGCGTCCGGCGATGGGCCGGTTCAAGCACGAGGCGGCCGCCGCCGACCCGGTGCGGCAGGTGATCTACCTGACCGAGGACGAGACCAACGGCTGCTTCTACCGCTTCATCCCGACCACCTGGGGCAACCTCTCCTCGGGCACCCTCCAGGTCCTGAAGGCCGGGACCGCCGCCTCCGGCTCGTTCACCTGGCAGAACGTCCCGGACCCGGACGGTTCGCCGACCGTGACCCGCAGCCAGGTCTCGGGCTCGAAGAAGTTCAACGGCGGCGAGGGCTGCCACTACGCCAACGACACCGTCTGGTTCACCACCAAGGGCGACAACCGGGTCTGGCAGCTGAACCTCACGAACAACACCTACGAGCTGGCCTACGACGACTCGCTCGTCCCCGGCGGCGCGGCCCCGCTGACCGGAGTCGACAACGTCACCGGGTCCTCGTACGGCGACCTGTACGTCGCCGAGGACGGCGGCAACATGGAGATCTGCGTGATCACCCCGGACGACGTGGTGGCGCCCTTCCTGCGGATCACCGGCCAGTCCTCCTCCGAGATCACCGGCCCGGCCTTCTCGCCCGCCGGCAACCGGCTCTACTTCTCCAGCCAGCGCGGTACGAGCGGCAGCTCGTCCGGCGGCATCACTTACGAGGTCACGGGCCCCTTCCGCACCTGACCCCGCCGTTCCAGCCCCGTCGGCGACACTCCAGCCCCGCCGGCGTTTGAGGCGCGGGGGCCCGGGGGCAGCGCCCCGCTCTTTCAGCCCCGCCGGCGTTTGAGGCGCGGGGGCCCGGGGGCAGCGCCCCGCTCTTTCAGCCCCGCCGGCGTTTGAGGCGCGGGGGCCCGGGGGCAGCGCCCCGCTCTTTCAGCCCCGCCGGCGTTTGAGGCGCGGGGGCCCGGGGGCAGCGCCCCCGCAACGGCGCCGCACCCGCACGACCGGCCGCACCCCCACGGGCAACCCCGCAGGGGTGCGGCGGCCGCGTCACGACGCCACGGCCCCACCCTTCAGCAGGGCCGCCCCCAGCGGGGTCACGGTGTGCAGCACCGCGTTCCCCCGCCGCAGCGTGGTCACCAGCCCCGCCTCCCGCATCACGCAGGCGTGCTGGCTCGCAGAGGCCAGCGACACCCCGGCCCGGCGGGCCAGCTCGCTGGTGGTCGCCCCGTCCCCTATGGCCCGCAGCACCACCGACCTCGTGTGCCCCACCAGCTTGCCCAGCGTGCGCTGGCGCTGCTCCTCCACGGGCCGGGCCGCCTCGCCGCCCGCCGGCGCCGAGGCCAGCTGCGCCGCCGCCGGATAGACCAGCACCGGCGGCAGCTCCGGGTCGTGCAGGGTCACCGCGGTGCGCCGGCAGAAGAAGGACGGCTGGAGCAGCAGCCCGCGCCCCCGCAGCCGTACGTCACGGTCCACCGGGTAGTCGCACTCCAGTACCGGCGCCCGCCAGCGCAGCATCGGCGGCAGCGAGTCCAGCAGCTCGTCCGCGCCGCCGTCCAGCAGGGCCCGCCCGCGCGCGGCGCGCTCGGCCTCGATCTGGGCCTGGATGTGCGTCCAGTAGGGCTCCACGGCGGCCCGGTGGTACGCGCGGAGCTCGCCCATGAGCCGCGGCAGCTGTTTGTCACCGGCGTCCATGAACTCCCGTAGCCGCGGTGCCACCGGCGCTCCGGCACCCAGCAGCTGCAGCTCGCGCCGCATCCGCTCGGGGCGGATCCCGCGCAACGCGTCGAGTCCCACGTCCCACCCGTACTGCCCCTCCACAGGGGTCAGGAAATCGGGGAAATAACCACGACTCGGTATGAGCATACCGAGCGTGCGTGTTTCACTATTCAACCTGCTCCGGGTTTCCGTACGCCATTCACCGAACAACCGGGCATCACGCCGGTCTCGTAAGCGGTGAAAGCTCAGAATCGTCTCCCACAACGCATCGGGACGCCCTGCCATCCGTACGCGTGCCAGGTCCACTCCAGTGAAATGGATACGCAGCACCGAACCCCCACCTGTGCAACCGCAATCCCCCCGCCCCATGAGTATGCACGCCGTCACACGTTGTCACCACGCCCTTTCGGCCACAGTTGAAACCCCTTTCGGCGGGGGCGTGACAACCGAAATCCTGTACTCCGCCGGGCACACTC encodes:
- a CDS encoding ArsR/SmtB family transcription factor; the encoded protein is MLRIHFTGVDLARVRMAGRPDALWETILSFHRLRDRRDARLFGEWRTETRSRLNSETRTLGMLIPSRGYFPDFLTPVEGQYGWDVGLDALRGIRPERMRRELQLLGAGAPVAPRLREFMDAGDKQLPRLMGELRAYHRAAVEPYWTHIQAQIEAERAARGRALLDGGADELLDSLPPMLRWRAPVLECDYPVDRDVRLRGRGLLLQPSFFCRRTAVTLHDPELPPVLVYPAAAQLASAPAGGEAARPVEEQRQRTLGKLVGHTRSVVLRAIGDGATTSELARRAGVSLASASQHACVMREAGLVTTLRRGNAVLHTVTPLGAALLKGGAVAS
- a CDS encoding VOC family protein, whose protein sequence is MSATMIFVNLPVKDLDASKAFWSKLGYSFNAQFTDENCASMVISDTIVAMLLTEARYKDFTHKEIADATKTSEVLLCLSAESRTAVDELVDGALAAGATEPRPAQDHGVMYGRAFDDLDGHTWEIMWMDPSVIQG
- a CDS encoding ferric reductase-like transmembrane domain-containing protein, with amino-acid sequence MRNAVVRVRGGMLGGAGVVTLLWAAQVRPSARPDALFATAAHLSGLLAGYGVLVLLFLMARVPAVEHGVGADRLARWHASGGRYVLLLVFGHGLFALLGYAVHEGIDVVSAVSELLRYPALAAAVAGTVLLAAVGVTSARAVRRRVPHETWRGVHLLVYLATALAFGHQLAGPDLAAGAWFWTLAHTVVAVLLVWYRAVVPVRQALRHGLRVADVRVEGPGVVSVVMYGQHLAELRAEPGQFLRWRFLQRRLWHTALPFSLSAPVRGNALRITVKGLGGHSRRIRRLRPGTRVLATGPFGALTAARRTRPKVLLIAGGVGITPMRALFETLPGGPGDITLLYRAGAEEHLVLRAELEAIAAGRQAGLHYLLGPSGAAYDPLAPQALAARVPGLAEHDVYLCGPPGMAEATRTALLRAGVPAGRIHSECFSF
- a CDS encoding alkaline phosphatase PhoX encodes the protein MERRTFLRGAVIGSSAAAFGGTLMHGAAYAAPAQPGAGPYGALGAADANGIMLPSGFTSRVVARSGQTVSGTSYTWHSAPDGGACFVDGTGWIYVSNSEINPSGGASAVRFNSSGTITGAYRILSNTRQNCAGGKTPWNTWLSCEEVDRGFVYETDPYGVNAAVQRPAMGRFKHEAAAADPVRQVIYLTEDETNGCFYRFIPTTWGNLSSGTLQVLKAGTAASGSFTWQNVPDPDGSPTVTRSQVSGSKKFNGGEGCHYANDTVWFTTKGDNRVWQLNLTNNTYELAYDDSLVPGGAAPLTGVDNVTGSSYGDLYVAEDGGNMEICVITPDDVVAPFLRITGQSSSEITGPAFSPAGNRLYFSSQRGTSGSSSGGITYEVTGPFRT
- the nirB gene encoding nitrite reductase large subunit NirB; amino-acid sequence: MTEPLPTIVLIGHGMVGQRYLEALAERGVTATHRITVLCEEPRPAYDRVHLTSYFSGTTAEDLSMTPAGFMAEHGIALHLDDPAEHIDRAARTVTSRSGQVFPYDVLVLATGSYPFVPPVPGKDAPGCFVYRTIEDLLAIEEYARTRTSGAVVGGGLLGLEAAGALQGLGLATRVVEFAPRLMPVQVDEGGGAALLRTIESMGLTVHTGVGTQEVVTGEDGHVSGMRLSDGSTVDTDLVVFSAGVRPRDQLARDCGLDVGERGGIAVDARCLTSDPNVYAIGECALAVDGRVYGLVAPGYEMAETAADDLLGREKEFTGADLSTKLKLLGVDVASFGDAHGATPDSLDVVWSDSRSGVYKKLVVSPDGVLLGGVLVGDADSYGLLRPLTGSVPPVAPEQLVLPAGVGAPVALGPSALPDDAVICSCHNVTKKAIAACSTLPEVKKCTKAGTGCGSCVKVIGQLLPAAADKGLCGCFPFTRAELYEIVRTRRLTTFEAILDGHGRPEARGGDGCEVCKPTVGSVIASLAPTLGASGYVLDGEQAALQDTNDHFLANLQRNGSYSVVPRIPGGEITPDKLIVIGEVARDFGLYTKITGGQRIDLFGASVDQLPRIWARLVDAGFESGHAYGKALRTVKSCVGQTWCRYGVQDSVRMAIDLELRYRGLRAPHKLKSAVSGCARECAEAQSKDFGVIATASGWNLYVGGNGGATPRHADLLAQDLSDAELIRLIDRFLMFYIRTADRLERTSTWLERLEGGLAHLRDVVVHDSLGLCAELEALMADHVAHYRDEWAETLQDPERLRRFVSFVNAPGAPDPTVKFVPERDQVKPDLAVLTIGGAVR
- the nirD gene encoding nitrite reductase small subunit NirD codes for the protein MTVELKVAQGWLTVCELSSLIPGRGVAALLPDGSQAAVFVDRAGRPYAIGNQDPFTGAQVLSRGLVGTAGGRPFVASPLLKQRFDLESGRCLDDEEATVRTYPVRTAVTS
- a CDS encoding NAD(P)/FAD-dependent oxidoreductase; its protein translation is MTSEQRVVVIGGGLAGLRLAQRLGPAAAVTVLGEETHVPYNRVLLAEVLAGRYAPEVTALPAPGPALRRGVRAVRLDRDERAVHCDDGTVARYDTLVLATGSNAVLPPLRGLFEPEGRDLPDGVHAFRTMDDCLALSAAVRPGVRVVVIGGGLLGVSAARALAARGAQVVLAQQGERLMERQLDADASVLLHAHLTELGVEIHTECRVRGVLTSAAPRNPAPPAFEERGPGRSPGSGGARAQREVTGVELADGYRLDADLVVLACGVRPRTGLARAAGLEVRTGILVDDHLRTGDPRVHAIGDCAEHAGQVYGLAGAALEQADTLAALLTGDPARYTGTRALTRLTLSTDGDRSLDLAAFGETTPLPGDDVVRLADATRRTYRKVVLRGDRLVGGVLLGELSTVGALARTWEGEEPPHDLFHLLTDDGGH